A region of the Oncorhynchus clarkii lewisi isolate Uvic-CL-2024 chromosome 4, UVic_Ocla_1.0, whole genome shotgun sequence genome:
tccaacctcactgagctcgagctgttttgcaaggaggaatgggaaaaaaattcagtctctcgatgtacaaaactgatagagacatgccccaagcgacttacagctgtaatcgcagcaaaaggtggcgctacaaagtattaacttaagggggctgaataattttgcacgcccaatttttcagtttttgatttgttaaaaaagtttgaaatatccaataaatgtcgttccacttcatgattgtgtcccacttgttgttgattcttcacaaaaaaatacagttttataactttatgtttgaagcctgaaatgtggcaaaaagtcgcaaagttcaagggggccgaatactttcgcaaggcactgtatgtttagtGTTCTCAAACCCCAGATATTGAATACACACAGATCTATCTATAAAGCCTAGACACATGCTGTACTGTAGGATATTTCTTCTATTTTTTGACAGAACTGGTTGCTATTCTGTGTGACTCATTTCACAGGAAACCTGGTGATGGAAACTATTGGCATACAGGGAAATGTCAcgtagagggtgtgtgtgtgtgtgtgttctgtttttCCCACTACCAGCACCAGGCACTCTGTTACATCAGTGGTTTGTTTTCCATAATCATAAGCATGTTTTCCCaatctgtgggggggggggggacctgtgGGATtaaccattcacacacacacacaccccacacaccaaCAGGCTTTAGGTGCTTTCGTAAGACctacgctgctgctgctgccactgTGTGAATGTTTGTTTGAAAGCTGTAGCCCTGTGTGTCTAAACTCTAAAGACGTCATTCATCTGTGGGTCACTACTAAAAAGGAGTGCTGCCAagtcacttacacacacacacacacacctctgactcAGCTGTTAAATAGCACTAACAGAGAACATACAGGGAGGTAGTCATGCAGACCAAGCCAACTGAATACACCCCTACAGCCATTGTTTTTTCATGTTACAGCAGGCCAGGGCCAGAAATCATTTAGAAATCATgaaataggacaaaacacattttaaacaGGGTCGGTTCTATCTGGGTAATGTTCCGATGGGAGAAAATGCTATGTACTACCTGAGCTTGGTCAATAAGAACACTCTTTCTgtttcaaaaacatgtttttgtgtCCACTGACTGAACACATCCCAGGCTAGTCTAGCCTCTGGAACAAGGTTGCCTCTGTCTGGGCCAAGGTTGCCTCTGTCTGGGCCAAGGTGGGGGATATTCTGGTTCCCCATCCAAGTCACTGGTCTGTAGAGGTCCCTGGTCTGAGCCTTGAACAGTGTCCTCACCGTGGGGAAGGTGACAGCCAGGAGAACATGGTTAAGTAGTTTGGTATTGAGTGATTGAGTGATGTtggttccctctccctcttttttccTCAGGCCGAtcagctaacagaggaacagaTTGCAGGTAGGAACCACTGAGTAATCACTCCAGCATGCTTTTAACACGGCTGACTCATTTAatgaacagcacacacacagacatacagggaaaacacacacacacacacacacatatatacacacacacacacagatatacacgtccatacacacacacacacacacgcacacacactctcacagataTACAcgtccatacacacacatatatacacgtccacacacacacagacatacagggaaAACACACGCATACACGTCCACACACATATCATatacacgtccacacacacacatccatatacacacttccacacacacatacacatccacacacatatacatatatatatatatatacagtgagctccagaagtattgggacagcgacccatgtgttgttgttttgtctctgtactccagcactttggattggaaatgatatcatgactatgaggttaaagtgcagactgtcagctttaatttgtgggtattttcatacatattgAGTGAACCATTTAGAAACTACAGCACTTTTTCTACATAGTCGCCCCtcccccccccattttaggggaccaaaattATTGGgatttatgtgtattaaagtagaaAAGTTTAcaatttggtcccatattcatatcactcaatgactacatcaagcgtgTGACTCTAAAAACTGGTTGGAcccattttctgtttgttttggttgtgtttcacatAATCTTGTggccaatagaaatgaatggtaattaatgtattgtcatttttattgtaaatagcaatagaatatgtttcgaaacacttctacattaatgtggatgctaccatggttacagataatcctgaatcaATATTGAATAATGATGCTTGAGAAAGTTAGACACACATATCATTCactcaagacatgctaacctcgcACCATTACCATAGctggggaggttagcattttttgggggggtatgatatttatgcctctaacGTATAGCTTAATGTAAAGTGATACCCATCCCACAACCAAAGCTTGAGCAACAGCCCAAGAAACACTTtcattctcctccctcccttctcacaGAGTTCAAAGAGGCGTTCTCCTTATTCGACAAGGATGGTGACGGCACCATCACGACCAAAGAGCTGGGCACCGTGATGAGGTCGCTGGGACAGAACCCCACAGAGGCGGAGCTGCAGGACATGATCAATGAGGTCGATGCTGATGGTGAGTGTAGAAGTAAACAGACTCTATGTCAAAAAGGCAGGAAATGGGAAGCTTATAGACAAACCCGATTGGTGGAAAGTGGCCAGAGGAAGCTGGGGTAGTCATGGACACTTGTCTTGTGTCATCAGAAGAAGATGCATTTAGATCCAGCAACTGAATTTATCTGGTTATCTCCTCTGGATGCTGAAGTACATTATGACAACCTAACTGTTACATGCCTTATGGGCTGCTGGAGTGTACCAGCTCGCTGTCACAGTGTCAGCTTTACCAACGAGAGTCAGGCCTGTCACCGTGGTGAGTAACAGCTCTTCAAGAAGCCTGTCCCAACCCATAAACTTATCAACCCAACTCCCTCCTGCCTAGATAGTTCTGGCTGAGTCAACAGCGACTCATgaatgccaccctattccttttctagtgcactacttttgaccaggtcctatagggggatgccatttgggacgcactttGAGTGATTGAGAATGAGGATGATCGTGGTGGATGTCAGTCGGCAGCGTCTTTGACTCTTAATGATGTTGGAAATGGAACCTGACAGCGTCTAGGTGACTGGTCAGACCTACCAAACTGAGGTGATGTCCTGTCAGTCGTCTAGGGGGCTGGTCAGACCTACCAAACTGATGTGATGTCCTGTCAGTCATCTAGGTGGCTGGTCAGACCTACCAAACTGAGGTGATGTCCTGTCAGTCATCTAGGGGGCCGGTCAGACCTACCAAACTGAGGTGATGTCCTGTCAGTCATCTAGGTGGCTGGTCAGACCTACCAAACTGAGGCGATGTCCTGTTAGCTTCTAGGGTTTTGGTAAATGGGGCCTTATCGATCGGACTGCCATATTGATCGAGCTCACCGTGGCTTGGCTCGCAGTATATATCCAAagttctcccttctctctctgttgtctctctctgttctcaacAGCAGGGCCACCGATTATCCCTCTCCTCTTTGTACATTCAGTTGCCTCATAGTGATGTCAACAGCAGGGCTATAGATTCTTTACTAAACAAGCAGAGTGCATGACAAAGGAAGTAGACAATGAGGTTAGCTTTACCCCAGAGAGCTGTGCTGTAGgtcgctgagaggagagaggctttACCCCAGAGAGCTGTGCTGTAGGTCTCTGAGAGGCTTTACCCCAGAGAGCTGTGCTGTAGgtcgctgagaggagagaggctttACCCCAGAGAGCTGTGCTGTTggtctctgagaggagagagtctTTACCCCAGAGAGCTGTGCTGTAGGTCTCTGAGAGGCTTTACCCCAGAGAGCTGTGCTGTAggtctctgagaggagagaggctttACCCCAGAGAGCTGTGCTGTTGGTCTCTGAGAGGCTTTACCCCAGAGAGCTGTGCTGTAGGTCTCTGAGAGGCTTTACCCCAGAGAGCTGTGCTGTAggtctctgagaggagagaggctttACCCCAGAGAGCTGTGATATCACCTCTGAGAGGAGAGCGGCTCTGAAGTAGTGTTTATGTTGCCCTGTCATTTTTTTCTTCTTATCGTTCACTGTTATCCCCTACCATGTGAAAAATAGTTGGACTTTCAGCTGTTTTCGTAGAGGCCTTTCTGCCTTGTCTATGAAAAGCTATTCTGTGGAATGAATGTCGTCACAGACAATAGAATGAGTCTGCTTCCTATAATTTGCGATAGCAGTGCCTCCTTACATAGGCTATATAATCACACCATCTCCCACTAGTtccgtctctcctcttctctccctcgctccatctttctcccacccactccatctccccctctcgtACACCACAGGCAGAGTCATAGCCaagagtcagtcagccagctctccatctccccctctcgtACGCCACAGGCAGAGTCATAGCCAAGAGTGTCAGCCAGCTCTCCAtcaccccatctccccctctcgtACGCCACAGGCAGTCATAGCcaagagtcagtcagtcagccagcactccatctccccctctagTATGCCACAGGCAGAGTCATAGCCaagagtcagtcagccagctctccatcactccatctccccctctcgtACGCCACAGGCAGAGTCATAGCCAAGAGTGTCAGCCAGCTCTCCAtcaccccatctccccctcttgTACGCCACAGGCAGAGTCATAGCCaagagtcagtcagccagctctccatcaccccatctccccctcttccAGGGGGGATTTTCCTGCCTTGCTACCTAGTgtctaaacacacacatgcactcacacacctAGTTGAGTGTGTTTCCCAGTCTGTGTCTATGTCTCTGAGTGTTAGTTAACAGGTCATTATCTAGAGACATGGGCTCCGATACTATACAGAAACTATACGTTTTGTTTGAAACGATTCGGTTTGATTAGAGAACAAATCGATTTGATGCTTCTCACATTTgttgcataaacacattcattttccattctaaATGAAAACCTGCTGCTGATGGAGCTCATGAGctggggcctctctgagctggggcCTCTGAGCTGGGGCCTCTGAGctggggcctctctgagctggggcctctctgagctggggcctctctgagctgggcctctctgagctggggcctctctgagctggggcctctctgagctggggcctctctgagctggggcctctctgagctggggcctctctgagctggggcctctctgagcctgtgtgtgtgtaaattacaAATCAGCTATGACATAGCCAATGAATATATAGCACAATTTTGGATTTGTATTGCACTCTGCACCTTAACTGAATGTGGTAGTTCTATCTCCTCCAATCCAGGCAACGGCACCATTGACTTTCCAGAGTTCCTGACCATGATGGCCAGAAAAATGAAGGACACAGACAGTGAGGAGGAGATCCGTGAAGCCTTCAGGGTATTCGACAAGGTAAGGTACTACATGTATTCAGTGCCAATTTTACCATGTACATTTttggcaacccccccccccccccatccttggaGAGTAGATACTATTATCATCATACTCAATTTTGCTTTGTTCTAAACTAGTAAACGGTCAACTTTCATAAGATGTACCTACCTTTAATAAACACATCGTCAAACTCTTCCTGTTGTGGTGacgctatatacagtgccttgcgaaagtattcggcccccttgaactttgcgaccttttgccacatttcaggcttcaaacataaagatataaaactgtatttttttgtgaagaatcaacaacaagtgggacacaatcatgaagtggaacgacatttattggatatttcaaacttttctaacaaatcaaaaactgaaaaattgggtgtgcaaaattattcagcccccttaagttaatactttgtagcgccaccttttgctgcgattacagctgtaagtcgcttggtgtatgtctctatcagttttgcacatcgagtgactgaatttttttcccattcctccttgcaaaacagctcgagctcagtgaggttggatggagagcatttgtgaacagcagttttcagttctttccacagattctcgattggattcaggtctggactttgacttggccattctaacacctggatatgtttatttttgaaccattccattgtagattttgctttatgttttggatcattgtctcgttggaagacaaatctccgtcccagtctcaggtcttttgcagactccatcaggttttcttccagaatggtcctgtatttggctccatccatcttcccatcaattttaaccatcttccctgtccctgctgaagaaaagcaggcccaaaccatgatgctgccaccaccatgtttgacagtggggatggtgtgttcagctgtgttgcttttacgccaaacataacgttttgcattgttgccaaaaagttcaattttggtttcatctgaccagagcaccttcttccacatgtttggtgtgtctcccaggtggcttgtggcaaactttaaacaacactttttatggatatctttaagaaatggctttcttcttgccactcttccataaaggccagatttgtgcaatatacgactgattgttgtcttatggacagagtctcccacctcagctgtagatctctgcagttcatccagagtgatcatgggcctcttggctgcatctctgatcagtcttctccttgtatgagctgaaagtttagagggacggccaggtcttggtagatttgcagtggtctgatactccttccatttcaatattatctcttgcacagtgctccttgggatgtttaaagcttgggaaatctttttgtatccaaatccggctttaaacttcttcacaacagtatctcggacctgcctggtgtgttccttgttcttcatgatgctctctgcgcttttaacggacctctgagactatcacagtgcaggtgcatttatacggagacttgattacacacaggtggattgtatttatcatcattagtcatttaggtcaacattggatcattcagagatcctcactgaacttctggagagatcttgctgcactgaaagtaaaggggctgaataattttgcacgaccaatttttcagtttttgatttgttaaaaaagtttgaaatatccaataaatgtcgttccacttcatgattgtgtcccacttgttgttgattcttcacaaaaaaatacagttttatatctttatgtttgaagcctgaaatgtggcaaaaggtcccaaagttcaagggggccgaatactttcgcaaggcactgtatatatcattAACCGTCCAATGGGATTTAATTCTCCACTCATCATTACCCATTGGGGATTTGCCCCTCGGTTATATCCTGATTGCTCACCCAATGGGAATGCCTTTCCATCTATTCTCACCCAATGGGATtccttctctcctgtgtctccAGGACGGAAACGGCTACATCAGTGCTGCAGAGCTCCGCCACGTCATGACAAACCTGGGGGAGAAGTTAACAGACGAGGAGGTAGACGAGATGATCAGAGAAGCAGACATTGATGGAGACGGACAGGTCAATTATGAAGGTAAGAGGACAAACCCTGTATGGTTAACCCAGCCACATGTAGAAGTGGTTATTAGAtgggagacagacggacaggtcAACTATGAAGGTAAGAGGACAAACCCTGTATGGTTAACCCAGCCACATGTAGCAGTGGTTATTGGATGGGAGACAGACGGGCAGGTCAACTATGAAGGTAAGAGGACAAACCCTGTATGGTTAACCCAGCCACATGCAGCAGTGGTTATTAGATGGGAGACAGACGGGCAGGTCAACTATGAAGGTAAGAGGACAAACCCTGTATGGTTAACCCAGCCACATGTAGCAGTGGTTATTGGATGGGAGACAGACGGGCAGGTCAACTATGAAGGTAAGAGGACAAACCCTGTATGGTTAACCCAGCCACATGTAGCAGTGGTTATTGGATGGGAGACAGACGGGCAGGTCAACTATGAAGGTAAGAGGACAAACCCTGTATGGTTAACCCAGCCACATGCAGCAGTGGTTATTAGAtgggagacagacggacaggtcAACTATGAAGGTAAGAGGACAAACCCTGTATGGTTAACCCAGCCACATGTAGCAGTGGTTATTGGATGGGAGACAGACGGGCAGGTCAACTATGAAGGTAAGAGGACAAACCCTGTATGGTTAACCCAGCCACATGTAGCAGTGGTTATTGGATGGGAGACAGACGGGCAGGTCAACTATGAAGGTAAGAGGACAAACCCTGTATGGTTAACCCAGCCACATGTAGCAGTGGTTATTAGAtgggagacagacggacaggtcAACTATGAAGGTAAGAGGGCagaaggggagagtggggtaagttgagccacccttgtttctaggaaaccatacacaaagttaatcatttgaccaaatatttaggaacaGGTCATCATATAAATGGAGTCTGAGAAGGAAGAAACCACGGTAACACTTTAATTGACACCATAACCATGTTataatacttttgtatatatagtgtatgtggacacctcttcaaattagtgtattcgGCTAGtttagccacacctgttgctgacaggtgtataaaatccaacaggtcagttcgtcaaatttctgccctgctagagctgccccggtcaactctaagtgctgttattgtgaagtggaaatgtgtaggagcaacaacggctcagccgcaaagtggtaggccacacaagctcacagaacaggaccgccaagTGTTGtagcgtaaaaatcgtctgtcctcagttgcaacactcactaccgaattccaaacggcctctggaagcaacgtcagcaagaactgtttgtcaggagcttcatgaaatgggtttccatggccgagcagctgcacacaagcctaagatcaccatgtgcaattccaagcgtcggctggagtggtgtaaagctcatcgCCATTGGACTGTGGAGACTTGGAAACGCGGTCTCTGGAGTGATCAATCAcgctgcaaacatcaaagcagtgactgcAGGTTCATGCTATACAATATCcttagagtacgaccctacctcacacaggaagtggcacaggtcctaatccaggcacttgtcatctcccatcTGGAATACTGCAACTCGCTAATGGCTGGTCTCCCCGCTTGCGCCATCAAACCACTGCAACTCATCCAGAATGCCGCAGcctgcctggtgttcaaccttcccaaataTTCCCATGTCATCCCACTCCTCCGCACACTCAactggcttccagttgaagctcTCATCCATTAAAAGAACAAGgtacttgcctacggagcagcaagaagAACTGCCTCTCCCTAACTTCAGACTCTGCTCAAatcctacaccccaacccgagccaCCTTTTGGTCttctcccgctcagcccagtccgagctctcctctgtctccacagCAGAGTCCCGGCCCATCTTCCGAAAGTAcatgaaaccctacctcttcaaagagcatctttaataatcccacagcacccccTTCTCACCCCTTATTAGATAGAACCGTTCCCAGATGGAGATACCATGAGGCCATTTGAATGAATCATCGTCACCATGCTAGAAGGCAGCCTTTTACTCTTTttcttgtgctctctctctctctttctgtctttttctctctctcccaccctctctccctccctccctccctctctcttcctctccccctctctctctctcactcttattCCCACAGAGCATTACACTGTTCACTAATATTCTAGAAGGAGCTGTTGACACAATAAACAGTCCATACATCTTGGCTTCcctacttcctccctccctcaatgtGCCATTAAACACcatacagtatgtactctataAGCGTTTGAAAGACTTTTCTTTATTTTGGTTGGACGTCATTGTGTTGTATTCACAGTGCAGTGACTTTTTAATTAAATACGCTTAATGAGGTGAACATGGAAGCTGTTTGGAAATGGGACATTAATTAGAATGATGTGCGTTGTGTTCCTACACTGCTtgatataaaaaaaattaaaaaaggaaTAAAACAATTTAGCAGGTGACTGCCCCGCCTAGTCCTGGGTTAATGGGGCCCAATGAGCTACAGTACGTTCCTAATctttgtcttttctctctctctctctatctctctgactctctatctccctgactctctatctctctgactctctatctctctgactctctatctctctgactctctatctctctgactctctatctctctgactctctctctctctgactctctctctctctctgacactctctctctctctgacactctctctctctctgacactctctctctctctgacactctctctctctgacactctctaattgttttatatttttgacattttgt
Encoded here:
- the LOC139407376 gene encoding calmodulin-1, producing the protein MADQLTEEQIAEFKEAFSLFDKDGDGTITTKELGTVMRSLGQNPTEAELQDMINEVDADGNGTIDFPEFLTMMARKMKDTDSEEEIREAFRVFDKDGNGYISAAELRHVMTNLGEKLTDEEVDEMIREADIDGDGQVNYEEFVQMMTAK